One Megalopta genalis isolate 19385.01 chromosome 11, iyMegGena1_principal, whole genome shotgun sequence genomic region harbors:
- the LOC117226321 gene encoding protein O-mannosyl-transferase Tmtc3 — MGVPARGALAAIVAISAFAVYLNSLNCGFVFDDISAIKDNRDLRPHTPLKNVFYNDFWGTPMHKEQSHKSYRPLCVLTFRWNYLIHQLDPMGYHLLNVILHVGVCLLYFRTCLMFLSDSATFVSSLLFAVHPIHTEAVTGVVGRAETLSSLFYLAALITYTKCCKSKRSTEWKSLMLSMLFVFTAMLCKEQGITATAVCVLYEIFVVQKIRAMDIFLTLKAAFGGKKIALAWSSEGTKRLTALTLVTFSLLILRLHVMGSKLPVFTRFDNPASVAPTPVRQLTYNYLAAVNLRLLFLPNDLCCDWTMGTIPLIESFTDLRNLATIAIHTTVLGLLTTAILTPNRQTSIILIMSLAMMVLPFLPASNLFFPVGFVIAERVLYAPSMGFCMLVGYGWSILCDKKLRKLTLFLLITLLAAHSTKTFIRNYDWLDEYSIFMSGLKVNNRNAKLFNNVGHALESQGQFKEALNFFNMAVQVQGDDIGAHINVGRTYNHLKMFKEAEDAYLKAKSLLPKAKPGESYQARIAPNHLNVFVNLANLIAKNATRLEEADLLYRQAISMRADYTQAYINRGDVLIKLNRTKEAQEVYERALFYDSNNPDIYYNLGVVFLEQGKASQALAYLDKALEFDPEHEQALLNSAILLQELGRAELRKVARERLLKLLRKDSNNERVHFNLGMLAMDDHDSGSAERWFRNAVALKEDFRSALFNLALLLADEQRPLEAAPFLNQLVRFHPDHVKGLILLGDIYINNIKDLDAAENCYRRILQLDPTNIQGLHNLCVVMVERGKLGLAAQCLERAAGLAPQQDYVHRHLAIVKARINRLPSEQRDTEVFDDSFWQTNPKERNFNMGDISASNTAGSSSAAGGPGNIVNGGNQFLGKTDSVFSNHHNHIGNKQSSADSLNNNIIHLKSPTKPGRVSLNNMKADAKETYNDKDKSVSPSSSTNDMQELPSERGFSADATELTIDRERAGKTINSEQFDQVTPIFPAGGNHVESTRQTKDTALS; from the exons TAATCGAGACTTAAGACCCCACACACCCCTGAAAAATGTTTTTTACAATGATTTCTGGGGCACTCCTATGCACAAG GAGCAGTCGCACAAATCTTACAGGCCATTGTGCGTTCTCACATTTAGATGGAATTACTTGATTCACCAATTGGATCCTATGGGATATCATTTACTTAATGTTATTCTACATGTTGGAGTGTGCTTATTATATTTTAG gacttgtttgatgtttctaTCCGATTCTGCAACTTTTGTGTCTTCTCTTCTATTCGCGGTACATCCTATACACACAGAGGCA GTTACAGGAGTGGTGGGAAGAGCAGAAACATTGTCTTCTTTATTTTATCTGGCAGCTTTAATCACATACACTAAATGTTGCAAGAGTAAGAGATCAACAG AATGGAAGTCCTTGATGTTATCTATGTTATTTGTTTTTACTGCCATGTTGTGCAAAGAACAAGGAATCACAGCTACTGCTGTTTGTGTGTTGTATGAGATTTTTGTTGTACAAAAG ATCAGAGCAATGGATATTTTCCTGACATTAAAGGCAGCTTTTGGTGGGAAAAAAATAGCCCTTGCTTGGTCCAGTGAAGGTACAAAACGTTTGACTGCCCTTACACTTGTTACATTTAGTTTACTCATACTTCGACTACATGTAATGGGCTCAAAGTTACCTGTATTTACCAG ATTCGACAATCCTGCATCTGTAGCACCAACGCCAGTAAGGCAGCTTACGTACAATTACCTCGCAGCAGTCAATTTAAGGCTGTTATTTCTTCCAAATGATTTATGCTGTGATTGGACTATGGGAACGATACCGTTGATAGAAAGTTTTACAGACCTTCGCAATCTTGCTACTATAGCAATTCATACAACGGTGTTAGGTTTATTAACAACGGCAATTTTAACACCCAATAGACAAACCTCCATCATTCTTATAATG AGTTTGGCTATGATGGTACTGCCATTTTTACCTGCCTCGAATCTCTTTTTCCCGGTTGGATTCGTCATCGCTGAAAGAGTATTATACGCACCATCTATGGGGTTCTGTATGCTTGTCGGATACGGATGGAGTATTTTGTGCGATAAAAA ACTTAGGAAACTCAcactatttttattaataacactTCTGGCGGCCCACTCAACGAAAACTTTTATCAGAAATTATGATTGGTTGGACGAATACTCCATATTCATGTCAGGATTGAAAGTGAATAATCGTAATGCCAAATTGTTTAATAACGTCGGACACGCATTGGAAAGTCAAGGGCAATTTAAAGAAGCACTGAATTTTTTTAACATGGCCGTGCAAGTGCAAGGTGACGACATTGGTGCACACATCAACGTAGGCAGAACTTATAATCATCTTAAAATGTTCAAAGAAGCCGAAGATGCATACTTGAAA GCGAAATCGTTACTACCAAAAGCAAAACCTGGAGAGTCCTACCAAGCGCGAATAGCACCAAATCATTTGAATGTGTTTGTGAATTTAGCAAACCTAATAGCGAAGAATGCAACTAGGTTAGAGGAGGCCGATTTGCTTTATAGACAGGCGATCAGTATGCGCGCTGATTATACGCAAGCATATATTAATCGAGGCGACGTCTTAATTAAACTTAATCGTACTAAAGAAGCCCAGGAGGTTTATGAGCGAGCTCTTTTCTACGACAGTAATAATCCAGATATCTACTATAAT CTGGGAGTTGTATTCTTGGAACAAGGAAAAGCATCCCAAGCTTTGGCATATTTGGATAAAGCGTTAGAATTTGATCCGGAACACGAGCAAGCTTTGTTGAATTCGGCTATCTTACTTCAAGAATTGGGACGCGCAGAATTGCGAAAAGTAGCTAGAGAAAGGCTTTTGAAACTTTTGAGAAAG GATTCCAATAACGAGAGGGTACACTTCAATCTTGGAATGTTGGCTATGGATGACCATGATAGCGGTAGCGCGGAACGATGGTTCCGAAATGCGGTCGCATTAAAAGAAGACTTTCGATCTGCTCTATTTAATTTGGCTCTGTTATTGGCAGACGAGCAACGTCCTCTCGAAGCAGCACCCTTTTTGAACCAGCTAGTCAGATTCCACCCGGACCACGTGAAAGGATTAATTCTTTTAGGCGATATCTACATTAACAATATAAAAGACTTGGATGCTGCCGAGAACTGTTATCGTCGCATACTGCAGTTAGATCCAACAAATATCCAAGGCCTACATAATTTGTGCGTTGTAATGGTGGAGCGTGGTAAGTTGGGTTTGGCTGCTCAGTGTTTGGAACGAGCAGCGGGATTGGCGCCCCAACAGGACTACGTGCACAGACACCTTGCCATTGTGAAGGCCCGCATCAATAGGCTACCTTCGGAACAACGCGACACGGAAGTCTTCGACGATTCGTTCTGGCAGACCAATccgaaggaaagaaattttaACATGGGAGACATTTCGGCTAGTAATACTGCTGGTAGCTCATCTGCCGCAGGAGGTCCGGGGAATATCGTTAACGGTGGTAATCAATTCTTGGGAAAAACTGATTCTGTTTTCTCCAATCACCACAATCACATAGGAAATAAACAAAGTAGCGCGGATTcgctaaataataatataatacacctGAAGAGTCCGACGAAACCTGGGAGAGTTTCGTTGAACAACATGAAAGCAGATGCGAAGGAAACGTATAACGACAAGGATAAATCCGTGAGCCCGAGTTCAAGTACGAACGACATGCAGGAACTTCCGTCTGAAAGAGGTTTCAGCGCGGACGCGACGGAATTGACAATCGATCGGGAACGTGCAGGCAAAACAATTAATTCCGAGCAATTTGATCAAGTCACGCCGATCTTCCCAGCTGGCGGAAACCATGTTGAAAGCACACGTCAAACAAAAGACACCGCATTGTCATAA
- the ILP-2 gene encoding insulin-like peptide 2 isoform X1 translates to MKWKTVLFSSCLKSSKMFAYRLLVLVSLMLVAIILTSEAVRAKANLFKYRRNRQAKNEVRQYCGRSLSSTVQMICGSTYHARFKKSNQEMDSYLLNNDIRPYKTVQNAKKMLRVRRNPRGIYEECCARSCTTEELKSYCGNPLPTV, encoded by the exons ATGAAATGGAAAACGGTGCTGTTTTCTAGTTGTTTGAAATCTTCCAAG atgttcgcataccgattaCTTGTGCTCGTGAGTTTGATGCTCGTGGCAATAATCTTAACGTCGGAAGCGGTTCGCGCGAAAGCGAATCTGTTCAAATATAGACGAAATCGGCAAGCTAAGAACGAAGTGCGTCAATATTGCGGTCGAAGTCTTTCGAGCACCGTGCAAATGATATGCGGTAGCACTTACCATGCCCGATTTAAAAAAAGCAACCAAG AAATGGACAGCTATTTGCTTAACAATGACATTCGCCCCTACAAGACCGTccagaatgcgaaaaaaatgttgaGAGTTCGAAGAAATCCACGGGGTATTTACGAGGAGTGTTGTGCGAGATCATGCACCACGGAGGAACTAAAATCTTATTGCGGCAATCCTTTACCAACTGTTTAA
- the ILP-2 gene encoding insulin-like peptide 2 isoform X2 codes for MRSVMMFAYRLLVLVSLMLVAIILTSEAVRAKANLFKYRRNRQAKNEVRQYCGRSLSSTVQMICGSTYHARFKKSNQEMDSYLLNNDIRPYKTVQNAKKMLRVRRNPRGIYEECCARSCTTEELKSYCGNPLPTV; via the exons ATGAGATCGGTTATG atgttcgcataccgattaCTTGTGCTCGTGAGTTTGATGCTCGTGGCAATAATCTTAACGTCGGAAGCGGTTCGCGCGAAAGCGAATCTGTTCAAATATAGACGAAATCGGCAAGCTAAGAACGAAGTGCGTCAATATTGCGGTCGAAGTCTTTCGAGCACCGTGCAAATGATATGCGGTAGCACTTACCATGCCCGATTTAAAAAAAGCAACCAAG AAATGGACAGCTATTTGCTTAACAATGACATTCGCCCCTACAAGACCGTccagaatgcgaaaaaaatgttgaGAGTTCGAAGAAATCCACGGGGTATTTACGAGGAGTGTTGTGCGAGATCATGCACCACGGAGGAACTAAAATCTTATTGCGGCAATCCTTTACCAACTGTTTAA